A section of the Mycolicibacterium anyangense genome encodes:
- a CDS encoding NAD(P)/FAD-dependent oxidoreductase, with protein MESAGHVAVVGGSLAGLRTAEQLRAHGHTGPITVFGAERHFPYNRPPLSKEALAEGNWPSAGDLAGALAFRRRATVSDVDFRLGTSIVAADLTAQRLFDRNARSADYDGLVIATGLRPRRLSVPGPDGGRHVLRTVEDCVQLRAALAGPRRVVVVGGGFIGCEVAATLRVLGHHVTVVDPAGPPMQRVLGPELAEAVRRHHCAAGIEFVIGAGVAALCGAETVSGVVLDTGQTLAADVVVEAIGSHCNVEWLAGQGLDLSDGALADNHLAVCGAGNVVAVGDVARFPNPLFDDVARRVEHWSIPADTAKRAAATLLEAQCDKPFAPIPSFWSNQLDLRLQGFGAPGLGDEVCIEEGRLEDLTAGVVATYHRGSRHVGTVAVCLSPARHHQLRDAFAVADLNA; from the coding sequence ATGGAGTCCGCAGGCCACGTCGCCGTCGTCGGCGGCTCACTGGCCGGCCTTCGTACGGCCGAGCAGCTGCGGGCCCACGGCCACACCGGTCCGATCACGGTGTTCGGGGCCGAACGGCACTTCCCATACAACCGGCCACCGCTATCCAAAGAAGCTTTGGCTGAAGGCAATTGGCCATCAGCCGGTGATCTTGCCGGTGCGCTGGCCTTTCGCCGCCGAGCCACCGTCAGCGATGTCGACTTCCGCCTGGGCACCTCTATCGTGGCTGCGGACCTTACTGCGCAACGGCTCTTCGACCGCAACGCACGCAGTGCGGATTACGACGGACTCGTCATCGCCACCGGCCTGCGGCCGCGGCGGCTGTCGGTACCCGGCCCGGATGGCGGGCGCCATGTGCTGCGCACCGTCGAGGATTGCGTGCAGCTGCGTGCCGCGCTCGCCGGGCCGCGCCGCGTCGTTGTGGTCGGCGGGGGATTCATCGGATGCGAGGTCGCCGCGACATTGCGGGTACTCGGCCACCACGTCACGGTGGTGGACCCGGCCGGGCCCCCGATGCAGCGCGTCCTCGGGCCGGAGCTCGCCGAGGCAGTGCGGCGCCACCACTGCGCTGCGGGAATCGAATTCGTGATCGGAGCCGGGGTCGCAGCGTTGTGCGGCGCGGAAACCGTATCGGGTGTGGTCCTGGACACCGGCCAGACGTTGGCTGCCGACGTCGTCGTCGAGGCCATCGGATCCCACTGCAACGTCGAGTGGCTGGCGGGGCAGGGACTTGATCTCAGCGACGGGGCGCTCGCCGACAACCACCTCGCGGTCTGCGGCGCCGGGAACGTCGTCGCCGTTGGCGACGTCGCACGGTTCCCCAATCCGCTGTTTGACGACGTCGCCCGCCGCGTCGAGCACTGGTCGATCCCCGCAGACACCGCCAAACGGGCGGCGGCAACCCTGCTGGAAGCCCAGTGCGACAAACCGTTTGCGCCGATTCCGTCGTTCTGGAGCAACCAGCTCGATCTGCGTCTGCAGGGTTTCGGTGCACCGGGCCTCGGTGACGAGGTGTGCATCGAGGAGGGCCGTCTCGAGGATCTGACGGCCGGCGTGGTCGCGACGTATCACCGCGGTTCCCGCCACGTCGGCACCGTCGCAGTGTGCCTCAGCCCAGCCCGACACCACCAGCTTCGCGACGCGTTCGCCGTCGCGGACCTCAACGCATGA
- a CDS encoding acyl-CoA dehydrogenase family protein — MSITAAAPPSNDTRTPWELFGIDRLLDDDERDIAATVRKFVETRLRPNVGDWFESATLPKELAREFGELGVLGMHLQGYGCAGTNAVSYGLACLELEAGDSGFRSFVSVQGSLSMFSIYRYGSEEQKNEWLPRLATGEAIGCFGLTEPDFGSNPAGMRTRARRDGSDWVLNGTKMWITNGNLADVATVWANTDDGIRGFLVPTDTPGFTANAIHKKLSLRASVTSELVLDNVRLPASAQLPLAEGLGAPLSCLNEARFGIVFGSLGAARDSLETAIAYTQSRDVFDRPLSSYQLTQEKLANMTLELGKGILLAIHLGRIKDAEGVRPEQISLGKLNNVREALAIARECRTLLGGSGITLEYSPLRHANNLESVLTYEGTSEMHLLSIGRALTGHAAFR, encoded by the coding sequence ATGAGCATCACCGCCGCAGCACCGCCGAGCAACGACACCCGTACGCCGTGGGAGTTGTTCGGGATCGACCGTCTGCTCGACGACGACGAACGCGACATTGCCGCCACGGTGCGCAAGTTCGTCGAGACCCGGCTTCGCCCCAATGTCGGGGACTGGTTCGAATCTGCCACCCTGCCCAAGGAATTGGCCCGGGAGTTCGGCGAGCTGGGTGTGCTCGGGATGCACCTGCAGGGCTACGGCTGTGCGGGTACCAACGCCGTCAGCTACGGGCTGGCCTGCCTGGAGCTGGAAGCCGGCGACAGCGGCTTTCGCAGCTTCGTCTCCGTGCAGGGCTCACTGTCGATGTTCTCCATCTACCGCTACGGCTCTGAGGAACAGAAGAACGAGTGGCTGCCCCGGCTGGCCACCGGCGAGGCCATCGGGTGCTTCGGGCTCACCGAACCCGACTTCGGCTCCAACCCCGCCGGGATGCGCACCCGCGCCCGCCGCGATGGCAGCGACTGGGTGCTCAACGGCACCAAGATGTGGATCACCAACGGCAATCTCGCCGACGTGGCCACCGTGTGGGCCAACACCGATGACGGCATTCGGGGGTTCCTGGTGCCCACCGACACCCCCGGGTTCACCGCCAACGCGATCCACAAGAAACTCTCGCTGCGCGCCTCGGTGACCTCCGAGCTGGTCCTGGACAACGTCCGGCTGCCCGCCTCTGCGCAACTCCCCCTCGCCGAAGGCCTGGGTGCACCGCTGTCGTGCCTCAACGAGGCCCGGTTCGGCATCGTCTTCGGCTCCCTCGGTGCCGCCCGGGACAGCCTGGAGACCGCCATCGCCTACACCCAATCACGCGACGTCTTCGACCGACCGCTGTCCAGCTACCAGCTCACCCAGGAAAAGCTGGCCAATATGACGCTCGAACTGGGCAAGGGCATCCTGCTGGCCATCCACCTCGGCCGCATCAAGGACGCCGAAGGTGTACGCCCCGAACAGATCAGCCTGGGCAAGCTCAACAACGTCCGCGAGGCACTGGCCATCGCCCGCGAATGCCGAACGCTGCTCGGCGGCAGCGGCATCACCCTGGAGTACTCCCCCCTGCGCCACGCCAACAACCTCGAATCTGTCCTCACCTACGAAGGCACCTCCGAAATGCACCTGCTTTCCATCGGACGAGCACTCACCGGACACGCCGCCTTCCGCTGA
- a CDS encoding CaiB/BaiF CoA transferase family protein: MTAALDGITVIDFSRVLAGPYATMMLGDFGADVIKIERPGVGDDTREWGPPYDCDGVATYFNSVNRNKRSVVLDLTDPGDVAAVREMVTRADVVVENFRPGTMEKLGLGYDALRELKPDLIYCAITGFGRDGGAALPGYDLLVQAVGGLMSITGPQPGHPTKVGVAVVDVLAGMHALTGILVALAHRDRTGEGQRVDTSLLSVLLSSLVNQASSFLGAATVPTIMGNRHPSISPYETFETADRPIALAVGNDKQFRLLVGALGLTELAEDPRFATNALRVHHSDELRALLEAELAKRGADHWYDILTSVGVPAGPINDVAEAFAFADKLGIAATVAVPGSRTPQVANPITLSATPVEYRSAPPWLGQDTAG; encoded by the coding sequence ATGACCGCCGCACTCGACGGGATCACCGTCATCGACTTCAGCCGGGTACTGGCCGGACCCTACGCCACCATGATGCTCGGTGACTTCGGTGCCGACGTCATCAAGATCGAGCGGCCCGGGGTCGGCGACGACACCCGGGAATGGGGACCGCCCTATGACTGTGACGGCGTCGCAACTTATTTCAACTCCGTCAACCGCAACAAGCGCTCGGTGGTACTCGATCTCACCGATCCCGGTGATGTCGCTGCTGTCCGCGAGATGGTGACTCGTGCCGACGTCGTCGTCGAGAATTTCCGGCCCGGCACCATGGAGAAACTCGGCCTCGGCTACGACGCACTGCGTGAACTCAAACCGGACCTGATCTACTGTGCCATTACCGGTTTCGGCCGAGACGGCGGAGCAGCCCTGCCGGGCTACGACCTGCTCGTCCAGGCTGTCGGTGGACTGATGAGCATCACCGGTCCGCAGCCCGGCCACCCCACGAAAGTCGGAGTCGCCGTCGTCGACGTCCTCGCCGGGATGCACGCGCTGACCGGCATCCTCGTTGCACTGGCCCATCGCGACCGTACCGGTGAAGGCCAGCGCGTCGACACCAGCCTGCTCTCAGTCCTGTTGTCCTCCCTGGTGAATCAAGCCTCGAGTTTCCTCGGTGCCGCAACGGTGCCGACCATCATGGGTAACCGCCATCCGAGCATCTCGCCGTATGAGACGTTCGAGACCGCCGACCGCCCGATCGCCCTGGCTGTCGGCAACGACAAGCAGTTCCGGCTGTTGGTCGGCGCCCTCGGGCTCACGGAACTGGCCGAGGACCCGCGATTCGCCACCAACGCCCTGCGGGTGCACCACAGCGACGAACTGCGCGCCCTGCTGGAGGCCGAACTCGCCAAGCGCGGCGCCGACCACTGGTATGACATCCTCACCTCGGTCGGGGTGCCCGCCGGACCCATCAACGACGTGGCCGAAGCGTTCGCCTTCGCCGACAAACTCGGCATCGCCGCCACCGTAGCCGTTCCCGGCAGCCGTACCCCGCAGGTGGCCAATCCCATCACGTTGTCGGCCACCCCGGTCGAATACCGCAGCGCACCACCGTGGTTGGGGCAGGACACCGCCGGATGA
- a CDS encoding gamma-glutamyl-gamma-aminobutyrate hydrolase family protein, which yields MSRPAPITEAEVSPADPIVDPAAPLIGVVAPLNYPGIDAEVRALIVGFARTALRTLTDLGARYRLVDPTAETRLSLDDDVHGVLLLGGGDFDPTLYGHHEDVPHLAGVDRRCDERTVAAIRWGLRRRRPVFGICRGAQAINVAQGGTLIPDLGPDSPHKGHGDDPIFVDDSVAVEPGTRLSGILGRTDITVRNGHHQAVGTVAPGLRVAARGTDGVIEAVEHCDPDIWLLGVQWHPEDPQGCADDRRALFAAFLARVDDDRRTAGVG from the coding sequence ATGAGCCGACCGGCACCCATCACCGAGGCCGAGGTCTCGCCCGCCGACCCCATCGTGGACCCCGCGGCACCATTGATCGGTGTCGTCGCACCGCTCAACTACCCCGGCATCGACGCGGAAGTGCGAGCACTCATCGTGGGGTTCGCGCGGACGGCGTTACGCACACTGACCGATCTGGGGGCGCGCTATCGCCTCGTCGATCCGACTGCCGAGACACGGCTTTCGCTCGACGACGACGTCCACGGGGTGCTGTTGCTCGGCGGTGGCGACTTCGACCCCACGCTGTATGGACACCATGAGGATGTTCCCCACCTCGCCGGGGTGGACCGGCGCTGCGACGAGCGCACCGTCGCGGCGATCCGGTGGGGACTTCGGCGGCGGCGTCCGGTGTTCGGCATCTGCCGGGGCGCGCAAGCGATCAACGTGGCCCAGGGCGGCACCCTGATCCCAGACCTCGGTCCGGACAGCCCTCACAAGGGCCACGGCGACGATCCGATCTTCGTCGACGACTCGGTCGCCGTCGAGCCCGGAACCCGGCTGTCGGGCATCCTGGGCCGCACCGACATCACGGTCCGCAATGGCCACCATCAGGCCGTCGGGACCGTCGCGCCCGGACTGCGCGTCGCTGCCCGCGGCACCGATGGCGTGATCGAAGCAGTCGAGCACTGCGATCCCGACATCTGGCTCCTCGGTGTCCAGTGGCACCCCGAGGATCCGCAGGGCTGCGCTGACGACCGCCGGGCGTTGTTCGCAGCGTTCCTCGCCCGGGTCGACGACGACCGTCGTACGGCCGGCGTCGGGTGA
- a CDS encoding glutamine synthetase family protein has translation MTTTSLDAHRQANATDPNLQAALSTIAERGVEFVYFQAITITGRVVGKVAPAAHFERLAVKGVQQHQTAIANLQGTRAGVLLAGGVNAPEYTAIPDLDTFAVLPWDTSFARVFCRLYEPDHLPLNPGAEFACDSRGLLRRLHSGFTDRTGLELRTGCEPEMTWQGEGLAARFRPGSSPAYHIEHLERNRPIVKKVVQYAQALGLDMIEGDYEDEFQVELNFMFDRADLTADRLVTYRQICKQVARELGIEASFMPKPATGMMGNGCHHNFSLWRDGVNVLADPAVAELHLTEVGKHALGGLLTHSAGAMLVNGSTVNSYKRYWDAGQFAPSRINWGLDNKTCTVRLSANGRLEYKLPDAAVNPYLSHAVILAACEDGIKNCTDPGQPTVGSSYDTEQDARFPALPLTLGEAIDAFKADTVLRDALGADLSALLVDFHADEWARFCGYVTDWERDMYWDDLP, from the coding sequence ATGACCACAACATCACTGGACGCGCACCGCCAGGCGAATGCGACAGACCCCAACCTCCAGGCGGCGCTGTCGACCATCGCCGAGCGTGGTGTGGAGTTCGTCTACTTCCAGGCGATCACCATCACCGGCCGGGTGGTCGGCAAGGTGGCCCCGGCCGCGCACTTCGAACGTCTCGCGGTCAAGGGTGTGCAACAACATCAGACGGCGATCGCCAACCTGCAGGGCACCCGGGCCGGTGTGCTGCTCGCCGGCGGGGTGAATGCGCCCGAGTACACCGCGATACCCGATCTGGACACCTTCGCGGTCCTTCCCTGGGACACCAGCTTCGCCCGGGTGTTCTGCCGGCTGTATGAGCCCGACCACCTCCCGCTCAACCCCGGCGCTGAGTTCGCCTGCGACAGCCGCGGTCTGCTGCGACGCCTGCACTCGGGTTTCACCGACCGGACCGGCCTGGAACTGCGGACCGGGTGCGAGCCCGAGATGACCTGGCAGGGAGAGGGTTTGGCGGCGCGCTTTCGGCCAGGATCGAGCCCGGCCTACCACATCGAGCACCTCGAGCGGAACCGCCCCATCGTCAAGAAGGTGGTGCAGTACGCCCAAGCGCTGGGGCTGGACATGATCGAAGGCGACTACGAGGACGAGTTCCAGGTGGAACTCAACTTCATGTTCGACCGGGCCGACCTCACTGCTGACCGGCTGGTCACCTACCGGCAGATCTGTAAGCAGGTGGCGCGCGAGCTGGGTATCGAGGCCAGCTTCATGCCGAAGCCGGCAACGGGGATGATGGGCAACGGCTGCCACCACAACTTCAGCCTGTGGCGCGACGGCGTCAACGTCCTGGCCGACCCGGCCGTGGCCGAACTGCACCTGACCGAGGTCGGCAAGCACGCGCTCGGCGGCCTGCTGACCCATTCCGCCGGTGCCATGCTCGTCAACGGATCGACGGTCAATTCGTACAAACGATATTGGGATGCCGGACAATTCGCGCCATCACGTATCAACTGGGGGCTGGACAACAAGACCTGCACGGTGCGGTTGTCGGCGAACGGGCGCCTGGAGTACAAATTGCCCGATGCCGCCGTCAACCCCTACCTGTCGCATGCGGTGATCCTGGCCGCCTGCGAAGACGGGATCAAGAATTGCACCGATCCCGGCCAGCCCACGGTGGGGTCGTCCTACGACACCGAGCAGGACGCCCGGTTCCCGGCATTGCCGCTGACTCTGGGCGAGGCGATCGACGCCTTCAAGGCCGACACGGTGTTGCGGGACGCCCTCGGCGCGGATCTGTCGGCGCTGCTCGTCGATTTCCACGCCGACGAATGGGCCCGATTCTGCGGCTACGTCACCGATTGGGAGCGTGATATGTACTGGGATGATCTGCCGTGA
- a CDS encoding gamma-glutamyl-gamma-aminobutyrate hydrolase family protein, producing the protein MKRPLVAVIGRRAPTVPILRYSATLAAEAICEAVWASGGEPAILHGSAADPCAELPARLSAFDAVLLPGGADIEPQRYGASPAPETVETDSFQDDYDLGVIKAVVDMHVPTLAICRGMQALNVAFGGTLVQHVAETSTPHHNALHRVQVIPGSRLHAVVGQDSVEVSSYHHQAVDRLGRGLTVAATAPDGLIEAVEHGEANIVAVQWHPEDLHASSATDAALFTDLVARARDRRRFRWPAPVGCF; encoded by the coding sequence ATGAAGCGCCCACTGGTCGCGGTGATCGGCCGCCGCGCGCCGACCGTTCCGATCCTGCGCTACTCGGCCACGCTGGCCGCTGAGGCGATCTGTGAGGCGGTGTGGGCGAGCGGGGGCGAACCCGCGATACTCCACGGCAGCGCTGCCGACCCGTGTGCCGAACTCCCGGCACGGCTGAGTGCTTTCGACGCGGTCCTGCTGCCCGGCGGCGCTGACATCGAACCGCAGCGCTATGGGGCATCGCCGGCGCCTGAGACGGTCGAGACGGACTCGTTCCAAGACGATTACGATCTCGGCGTCATCAAGGCGGTGGTCGACATGCACGTGCCGACCTTGGCCATCTGTCGCGGCATGCAGGCGCTCAATGTGGCCTTCGGCGGCACGCTGGTTCAGCACGTGGCCGAGACGAGTACCCCACACCACAACGCACTTCACCGGGTGCAGGTGATCCCAGGCTCACGGCTGCACGCCGTCGTGGGTCAGGACAGCGTCGAGGTGTCGTCCTACCACCACCAAGCCGTCGACCGGCTGGGACGGGGATTGACCGTCGCCGCGACCGCCCCCGACGGTCTCATCGAGGCCGTCGAGCACGGCGAGGCGAATATCGTTGCGGTGCAATGGCACCCGGAGGATCTTCACGCCAGCTCGGCCACCGACGCGGCTCTCTTCACCGATCTGGTCGCCCGCGCCCGTGACCGCAGAAGGTTCCGGTGGCCGGCGCCGGTGGGGTGTTTCTGA
- a CDS encoding aldehyde dehydrogenase family protein, whose protein sequence is MTASTPEKLHHLIAGQWVAGRGDAVRSVNPALPGIVVAEGAAATLADVDAAVGAAAEAARSWAGTPMHQRGAILLEAATVIERHAEDWGLELAIEEGKTRAEGVGEVRRAAQILRYFGNEGDRVAGQIYSSPRAGEQILVTRKPLGVVAVITPFNFPIAIPAWKIAPALVYGNTVVWKPASTVPLLAIRLAEALSTAGLPAGVLNLLIGDSALGDGLVNHEGVDAVTFTGSTGVGRRIAAAAAARGVPMQAEMGGKNAAVVLDDADLDLALEQVMLGAFRSTGQKCTATSRLVVTEGIADRFLTALAARADALAVGDPTDDATQMGPVITGGARTSIQTGIDTAVTHGATVLAGGTPYRDGPLAEGYFLAPTIVEIAGPADIWTEELFGPVIAVRRATSAEEAFALANDSEFGLSAAVFTQDLTRALQAVDHIDVGVLHINSESAGADPHVPFGGAKKSGLGPKEQGQAAREFFTHTTTVYLRGGQPQS, encoded by the coding sequence ATGACCGCGAGCACGCCTGAAAAACTGCACCACCTGATCGCCGGACAGTGGGTCGCCGGCCGCGGCGACGCGGTGCGCAGCGTCAACCCGGCGCTCCCGGGGATCGTCGTGGCCGAAGGTGCCGCGGCGACCCTCGCCGATGTCGATGCCGCGGTGGGAGCAGCGGCCGAGGCAGCTCGCTCGTGGGCGGGTACGCCGATGCATCAGCGCGGCGCGATCCTGCTCGAGGCGGCCACCGTCATCGAGCGCCATGCCGAGGACTGGGGCCTGGAACTGGCGATCGAGGAGGGCAAGACCCGCGCCGAAGGAGTCGGTGAGGTCCGGCGCGCCGCGCAGATACTGCGCTACTTCGGCAACGAAGGTGACCGGGTCGCCGGGCAGATCTACTCCTCACCGCGTGCCGGCGAGCAGATCCTGGTGACCCGCAAGCCGCTCGGCGTCGTCGCGGTCATCACCCCGTTCAACTTCCCCATCGCCATCCCGGCCTGGAAGATCGCCCCTGCCCTGGTCTACGGCAACACCGTGGTCTGGAAACCCGCCAGCACCGTTCCCCTGCTGGCGATCCGGCTGGCCGAAGCCCTGAGCACCGCGGGCCTACCTGCCGGTGTGCTCAACCTGCTCATCGGCGACTCCGCACTCGGCGACGGCCTGGTGAATCACGAGGGTGTGGACGCCGTCACCTTCACCGGGTCGACCGGTGTGGGTCGGCGCATCGCCGCCGCCGCGGCCGCTCGTGGCGTGCCCATGCAGGCCGAAATGGGCGGCAAGAACGCCGCCGTGGTGCTCGACGACGCCGACCTCGACCTCGCCCTCGAACAGGTCATGCTCGGGGCATTCCGCTCCACCGGCCAAAAGTGCACCGCCACTTCCCGATTGGTGGTCACCGAGGGCATCGCCGACCGCTTCCTGACCGCCCTGGCCGCCCGAGCCGACGCACTGGCGGTGGGTGACCCCACCGACGACGCGACGCAGATGGGCCCGGTCATCACCGGCGGGGCACGCACGAGCATCCAGACCGGCATCGACACCGCCGTCACCCACGGCGCCACGGTGCTCGCCGGTGGCACGCCCTACCGGGACGGACCACTGGCCGAGGGCTACTTCCTGGCACCGACCATCGTGGAGATCGCCGGCCCAGCCGACATCTGGACCGAGGAACTCTTCGGCCCGGTGATCGCCGTACGCCGAGCCACCAGTGCCGAGGAGGCGTTTGCACTGGCCAACGACAGTGAGTTCGGCTTGTCCGCAGCGGTATTCACCCAAGACCTCACCCGGGCCTTGCAGGCCGTCGACCACATCGACGTCGGCGTCCTGCACATCAACTCCGAGTCCGCCGGCGCCGACCCCCACGTCCCCTTCGGCGGCGCGAAGAAGAGCGGTCTGGGCCCTAAAGAACAGGGCCAGGCCGCCCGCGAATTCTTCACCCACACCACCACCGTCTACCTGCGCGGCGGGCAACCACAGTCATGA
- a CDS encoding PucR family transcriptional regulator codes for MAMTVRRLTHDPALGLTLVAGQDNADRTIGWAHAIELEDPTPYLTGGELVMTTGMNVGTTAEEQFDYLARLSAAGITALAFDTGTTHRSVPPGIIAAGDALGLPVLSVPAQTPFIAITRAIIDDVTADQLRSVQRVVDQQEVLARETLRSGIPAVVSSLSKILSATVVVIDVDGNTLAANGSESKHIGEITASLLTGTKRLRHSSRVIADGSGYCTIQALKAAAPLRGYLAVKTEQPPSPTERLLISHAVSLISIEMGKPAKVIDAEYRLRAAATSALLADPPIVDDAVLRYFRIDPDAALVVLAVSDTGPIMLAEKHAAHVLESRGRPYLISSRADGLIIVLHAADTPSAPDLVAAIGDELHRPLRSGISQPTTVGSLATAVRQAGIASSMCSPGDTVHCFADLGVFDVILGTRDADELQLIAAPIAALVADHDNLSGTDSLLSTLEAFLRHNGHLEAAAAELGVHRHTMRNRIAKIGRLTGRDLHSADTRAQLLLAIRAHEMMP; via the coding sequence ATGGCGATGACGGTGCGCAGGCTCACGCACGACCCCGCCCTGGGATTGACATTGGTCGCGGGCCAGGACAACGCCGACCGCACCATCGGCTGGGCGCACGCCATCGAACTCGAGGATCCCACCCCCTACCTCACCGGTGGCGAGCTCGTGATGACCACCGGGATGAATGTCGGCACGACCGCCGAGGAACAGTTCGACTACCTTGCGCGGCTCTCGGCCGCCGGGATCACCGCGCTCGCTTTCGACACCGGTACCACCCACCGCTCGGTGCCACCGGGCATCATCGCCGCGGGCGACGCGCTGGGGCTGCCCGTCCTGAGTGTCCCCGCCCAGACACCCTTCATCGCCATCACCCGCGCCATCATCGACGACGTCACCGCCGATCAGCTGCGTTCGGTGCAGCGCGTCGTCGACCAGCAGGAGGTACTGGCCCGGGAGACACTACGAAGCGGCATCCCTGCCGTTGTCAGCTCCTTGAGCAAGATCCTGTCGGCCACCGTCGTCGTCATCGATGTCGACGGAAACACGCTCGCCGCCAACGGATCCGAATCAAAGCACATCGGCGAGATCACCGCCAGTCTGCTGACCGGTACCAAGCGGCTCCGGCACTCCAGCCGCGTGATCGCGGACGGCTCCGGGTATTGCACCATTCAGGCGTTGAAGGCGGCGGCGCCGTTGCGCGGATACCTCGCGGTCAAGACCGAACAGCCCCCGTCGCCGACGGAGCGCTTGCTGATCTCCCATGCGGTGTCCCTGATCTCGATCGAGATGGGCAAGCCGGCCAAGGTGATCGACGCCGAGTATCGGCTACGGGCGGCCGCCACCAGTGCTCTGCTGGCCGACCCTCCCATCGTCGACGACGCGGTTCTGAGGTACTTCCGGATTGACCCCGACGCCGCACTGGTGGTCCTGGCCGTCAGCGATACCGGCCCGATCATGCTTGCCGAGAAGCACGCCGCCCACGTGCTCGAATCCCGGGGGCGGCCGTATCTGATCAGCTCCCGAGCGGACGGGCTGATCATCGTGCTGCATGCCGCCGACACCCCGTCCGCCCCCGATCTTGTCGCGGCGATCGGCGATGAGTTGCACCGGCCACTGCGCAGCGGAATCAGCCAGCCAACCACGGTCGGCTCGCTCGCTACCGCGGTGCGCCAGGCCGGCATCGCCAGTTCGATGTGCAGCCCCGGCGATACGGTTCACTGCTTCGCAGACCTCGGGGTGTTCGATGTCATCCTGGGAACACGCGATGCCGACGAACTGCAGCTCATTGCGGCGCCCATCGCCGCACTGGTCGCCGACCACGACAACCTCAGCGGCACCGATAGTCTGCTGTCCACGCTGGAGGCATTCCTGCGACACAACGGGCACCTCGAGGCCGCGGCAGCCGAACTCGGCGTCCACCGTCACACGATGCGTAACCGTATCGCCAAGATCGGCCGACTCACCGGACGGGACCTGCACAGCGCCGACACCCGGGCACAACTCCTGCTGGCCATCCGGGCTCACGAGATGATGCCGTGA
- a CDS encoding ABC transporter substrate-binding protein — MTRTLRLACLDSEAPPLFSLWNPKDGRQGYEPSVAEALGAELGLPVEWVMVPWIDMIPAVQRGDADAVLCGQGITAERLSQVDFTRPYAIFHEGVLVRRGAGIRGPADLVGRRVAAIENSTNMALAETFTGAIPVAFGAGSDDVYADMLAALASGDVDAVVDDDVVFVPLGANHPDYELAFTVRTANRWGIGVAKDRPEVLAEIDTALARIIESGQLREVWTRWLPTLDYPLGGPSA; from the coding sequence GTGACGCGCACACTCAGGCTGGCCTGCCTGGATTCCGAAGCGCCACCGCTGTTTTCGTTGTGGAACCCGAAGGACGGGCGGCAGGGCTATGAGCCGTCGGTCGCCGAAGCGCTCGGAGCCGAACTCGGGCTACCCGTCGAATGGGTGATGGTGCCGTGGATCGACATGATCCCGGCCGTGCAGCGCGGCGATGCCGATGCCGTCCTGTGCGGGCAGGGGATCACCGCCGAGCGACTCTCCCAGGTCGACTTCACCCGTCCCTATGCGATCTTCCATGAAGGCGTCCTGGTCCGTCGCGGTGCCGGGATCCGCGGGCCAGCGGATCTGGTGGGGCGCCGGGTCGCGGCGATCGAGAACAGCACCAACATGGCGCTGGCCGAGACATTCACCGGGGCGATCCCGGTGGCGTTCGGAGCCGGGTCGGACGATGTCTACGCAGACATGCTGGCGGCGCTCGCCTCAGGGGATGTCGACGCGGTTGTCGACGACGATGTCGTGTTCGTGCCGCTGGGCGCCAACCACCCTGACTACGAGCTGGCCTTCACGGTCCGGACGGCCAACCGGTGGGGCATCGGCGTGGCCAAGGACCGCCCGGAGGTGCTGGCCGAGATCGACACCGCGCTCGCACGGATCATCGAGTCGGGACAACTGCGCGAGGTGTGGACTCGGTGGTTGCCCACCCTCGACTATCCGCTGGGTGGACCCTCGGCATGA